aaaatatattaaatattcctTGTCTAACTTACATTAATGGTTTGTAATCCTGGTTTCAGCATTGACGTAAGACGCACTAACTGCGGAAGGAACAAAGGGCGAACCTCCAGTTTCACAGCTCTCACGGTGGACAAGAACATCTTTATCAGGCACTGGGAAGCAGAAAGATTAGGATAAGTTCCTATACCAACAAATTCATTTACATTAAGCGAATCCTGAATAGTGATAAAGTACTGCTGACGACTCATCAGCGTGGCGGCCACGATGGGCAATTCGATGTCTAGCTTGGCCAGCATCTTGGCCTCCCGGATAAGCAGCGGAATGGTGGGGTGGAGATTCACAAACAACTTATCCCCCTGGAGGCTCAAGAGTGGCTGCAGCAGGCAGGCATCGGCCACACTGACATCCTGATCCAGCCAAATGGATACAATCTCGTCCTCGTACTCCTGCAGCACACCCAGAACATTGTGATAGCGCACATCCAGATCCTTGGCCATGGGCAGGTTGCTCAGCACTGCATGGTCCATCACCGCATCCATGAGCTCCGTGATGTGGAGACTTAGTGCACGACACCAGTGAATCCTTCCGGCGATGGGTGGAAAGTTCCTGGCCAGAGGTGGATCATCCCGCTGTTTGCGGAACGTCTTTAGGATGCGATCCACCTCCTTCTCCACGTAGCGCAGGATACGTGTGTACTTCTCGTCCATCTTGGTCAGCGGAATCTTCTCGCTGACCTTCTCGAAACGGACCAGAAAGCGGATGCACTGCGGCGTCTCCCAAACGGTGTCGAAATCCTTTTCAATCAAAGTGGCTATGGTGTCCTTTAAAGAGTTCGTTTTGTGTATGAACCTCTCGAAATCCACGTTGAAGTCTGAGTTTCGGTGATCCAAGTAGTCGTATTTCCGGGAAGTCACGTCCTTCTTGGCCTCTTCAAAGTGATTAGAGGCATCCTCCAAGGCTTCTCCCAAGAGAAGTCCTTCCAAACGGCGCTCGAACAAGTGATTGTAGTCATCGATCAAATTGAACATGCTAATGATCTTGGAAAGCCGCTCGCAAAAAGTATCAAATTTGCCtgaaaatgaattatataGTTTAAGCGGTACCCATTTATCATCTTAACTTTCATCATACCAAATACAAAGTTCTCCGAAAAACCAAAGGGCGTTTGATTCGGTAGGAAAGGCTGTTCCCGAACCGTGTAATAGGTCTCGTGGTAGATGTGATTCAACTTGATGCAGTTGCTCAGCTTTGTGCGGATCACGTTGCGATCCTGTGACCATATAGTCTCCTTGCACCGACAGGTTATGTAGGACTTGCAGGTTTCAATCATTTGGTTTGTTATCTGGTTAAAGAACAGAGTGTTTTAGggtacattttaaaaaagattaaTAGGTaactaaaacaaatatatGTTATTTTTCTGCCATTTATAATGCCTTCTTACTTATTACTATTTATACCggaaataacaaataaataataacatattttaatcCAACTTTTGTACGATATAAGAAATAACACTCAAACTTACAGTCTAATAAATCAATGCTATGATATCAAACATTTTTAGAATTTGTTGTATAGCAAAAAAATGCCCTAAACAAAAATAGAAGCTAAATATTTCCTCTTGATGAAATTTTTTTCAGCGCCCAAAGGTCAACGAATTTTGTGAAATGCGCAAACATTTTATATCAACAGGAAGCACTTATGGGTAAAGTGGGCGAAAGTGAGGGGGCAAACAAACAAGTGCTCAAGAAgtttaaagttaaaatttttgacaaCGTTACAAAGGTAGGAATATGTAAACGTACTTGTACCTCTCACTCATTTagtgtattaattttaaacaatttatttactAGTAACTCAAAATGAGTCTTGAAACTTTCAAGTTGAAAGCACTCTTGGATAATGCATACTAACCGGcataattatattaaaaaagtaaaaactgATAAATATTcagttatacatttttttatggcATCACATTGTGAACTTCACAAACTAATACTTGTACCGACAAAAGATGCACAATGATTTCTTAATGTAAAGCTCACCTTAACCATCAGAGCGGATGTCCTTTCCGAGGTATTATAGAACTGGGAAACACTGTAGATCAGCCGCACTGTTTGCAGCAGGCTCAGGATGGACTCCTTCATGCTCACAGGGTCGTCTAGGTATAGCGAATGGCAGCACGTCTCCATGGCCTGTATGAACTTGGAGTTGTCGCGCGCCTCGTTGTAGCAGAAGGTGATCTTCCTGTCCGTCTCCTTCCACTGCTTGATGATCCGGGAGCCGGCTAGGAAGAGGCAGTGCAGCGTGAACTGCACCTCCTTGTCCTGCAGATGGGCCAGAAGCTGCGAGAACTGGGCACCTCGCTTCTTCCAGTACTCTAGCTCGTCCTGTGGCCCACTGTGGTCGTTCTCCTTCCGCAGCTGCTCGCTCTCGCCCAGAATCTTCAGTATGCCCTTCATCCAGTTGTTCACGCGCTCCTCCAACTGCCCGCAAAAGTCCTGGTTCTTGGACATGTCCTTCACCTCCTCCACCTCGTCGATCTTCTCGAACATGTCGCACCCGTCGGCAAAGACATTGTGATGGTCGCACACCTGTTCGCAGACGCGGAGGGCACTGCAAAAGGATCGCAGACCGGGCAGGAGCTGTCCCTTGATGAGCCCGCAGCTCACGTCCTCCTCGTCGCCCTCCAGACTGGGAAAGGCCAGGGCCTGCATGAACACGAACTCCACTATCCGCTCGATGGAGGTGACCAGTCCGATGTTCTTGGCATCGATCACTCcgcaatacctatcggtttCAGGAATCTTTACTACCTTTCCTGTACTTAACTGTACTTAAGACTTACAAATCCTTCTGAAAACCCTCCTCGGGGAGCTGCTTCGAGGTATTCACacgaaatatatatatacatactcCTGTAAAGGCGCAAGTCCACCCATCGGTTAGAAACAATTTCTTGTGCTTGGGTGGAGGCAAGCCACTTGGAGAGGCACCACCTAAAAGGGAAACATGTAGATCGGAGAGTTATTTTGGTCTATTGTCCATCCCTGAAGATTTTGGTACCAAGCCGCGGTCGGTGTAATATTTAACGGTTCTTTTGCGACTGGTCACATTATGCAAAATGCCAGCACGCAGCTTTCGTTACATTTGAGTTTTTGAGGTAAGCCATTAACATTTCCTCTaagtatatatgtttttaaataaataaatataaaaataaaccaaaCTATGTATAAAATGCGACTGCCCGCGttttatgtataaaaattaacatAATTGAGATGTTCCTTCGGTTTACATATTTCCTGTACTCGCACGCACAGTGAAAATTAATCATTGTACTTttataaaattctaaaaaactGAAATTCCAGaatattagttttaatatCTCACCCTGCGGCGTCTTGGAGCTACTGGAAGCTACGCCAGATCTCGAGGGTCCCGGTTTATTTGGATCAGGAACCGGAGTTGGTTCTGGGTCATCCGTCTCCTGGTAGAACCACAGCAGCTTGTTCTTCATATTCGGCAGGAACAGCTGATTGATCTCATCGAGCTAGACCAAGAGATTGAAGATACCaagagaaataaaaatatagcGGTACGCCTACCATGTCCCCTTCGAATATGTAGTCCATGAGCTGATGCCTGGGCAGCTGGGTGGCATCGATCAGGAGCTGGAAGGTGAACTCCAGCCGGGGATCCATCTCCCCACGACGGGCCTTCCGCTCGCATTCTTCCCGGCGGCGCTGTGCTTCGTCGGGGTCCATTTCGAAAGTTCACGTTATATCCCCGGGATTTTCGGGACCGACATGCGTCGAACCGTTTGATTTCCAGAAAGGATAATTTTAAGGATCAAAATTTTGCAGTGCGGTAGgggttatattttttttgggtttgtacaaaaatgtattattgATTTCAAGTTGTAAATCAATTTGTTGTTTACAAAATGTTCggttttcaaaattcaaaaatgagAGAGACCAAAAATTCGTTAGTTTCAAAAATGGCACATACAGTAAACATAGTctaaaaatgcatttcaacTTTTTATAGTTGTACGCCAACGATCTACATTCAAAAATCTACAACAATTGTACTTATATAGCATGACAACAAATACcaaatacaaacaaaaatcaaaaagggGTGAGCTTCAAATGCTATACAGTAGTTGTTTAAAGGTGATTTCGTAATATTTTACTAGGATTGGATTTGCAGCAACGGAGAAGTGAAGTTCTTTACAGTTGCATTAAGGTGGACTACgggttactcagctaaaaagaaatgaaaataagTGTATTAGGTCGATATAATATGAGGGAGCCTCAACTAAGAGCAATTTACACACGATTACGTAATCAGTCAAAGGGCTTTTGGAATCTAGGGTTACATTACAGGTTACTTTGGGGTTTTCTAAGGCAACATTCGATTTGGGTTATTTAGCATTACACTCGACAGTTGTGGCTAGTGATTAGGGGTTTGGATTTGCACCTGCAAAATGTCGCCCTGGTCCTCctcctcatcatcatcatcactaCTGCCCCCTTCGGCGCGCATTGCCAAAACATGCTCGACCAACTTTTTCTTCTGCACGAACATTGCGCCAAAAACTCTAtgcaaaattcaaaatcaCCACAAACAGGAGCTCACTGGCACTGGAGCACctaattaaaaatcattataGATTTACTGcgtttttttgatttttctcTGCGTTGCACAACTTTTCGCCTCTGTGAAACGGAATAAGCTGAAAACtttattgaacaaacaaagtCCGGATACGCTCCAAGTTACCAAGGCAACCGACTAAGGTCCGTCGATCGGATTTATTATTGcgaattgtttatttattcaCCTGTTGAGGCCACCTGTAACTATGCTACTATAGACAATAACCGATGATTCGATATAAGGAACCACGTAGGGCTTATTACTCAATGTAGTTTTAACAccagttattttttttttaagtttttacgATTTTTCTGGTTTGGTTTCTCAAAACGAAACtgtttaaaaaatactaagccatattttttaatttctgcggaacataaacttgtttcacgCACTGTCTTATCAATAGTCTAGGCTCAATTTCTGTTCTTTATACCGAGAAGCATTTTAATTGATATGTGTTTATAATCTCTTGATCACTGCGCTCTTGCTTAGGTTAGCTTTTGTAATAATTAGTATTGGGAGATTGCAAGCTTCTTTGGGATGCTCCCAGTCTCTGATCGCGATTTAAATCAGACAGTCGGgctttaaaaaagtttttcttgAAAATGTTGCTGTGGGGAGTCCTAATTTGCACGATTCTTATGCATTGCGATGCCAGAAGCGTGATGGATGGGCCTGATAATACCGACAGCAATTATAAACCGACTAGTAACTCTACGGCTGACTACCTGAAGGTATACGCTGATACTATGAAATCCTATATGAACATAAGCGTCGCGCCCTGTGACGACTTCTACGAATACGCCTGCGGTAATTATCCAAAGGTAAAGCCGGATCGGTACTCCTGGCACCGGCGGAACAGCTTTGCCGATGTGATCTACACACTGAGCGACATTGCGGAGCAACTGGTAACTAGAATGGATCTGGCGGAGGTTCTTAATGTGTCGAGCGAACTGATGGTGGCCCAAAGATTCTACAATGCCTGCTTGGGAGCAGAGCTCCATCCATTCAATGTAGCCGATCCCGCATACTTGGATCTCATTCGGTCGTTCGGAGGCTTTCCCGCCATCGATGGAGCCGCATGGAATGCCTCCAAATTCAGTTGGTTCAACATGAGCGCCCACCTGAGCAACTATGGAGCCAAAGGACTTATCCGCGAGGCGCTCCTGGCTGTGTATCCCTTTGTGCCCTACACCAAACTGCCCGAACTGGGATTCGATCACATCGTTCTCGAGGATAATATATCCAGTAATTCCACCCGTGCCTTCCAGTTAAATGAGAAGCGGATGCGTGGTTATCTGAGGGACTTTAAGTTACCAGAAGATAAAATCGATGAAGTGATCGCCGGGGTTTTCACATTTTGGAGAGCTGTCCTCGAAGTTCCCGGCCAGTGCGAAGTTTTCTCCCCCTTTGAGATTCAGAGAGAGTTCCCCCAGTGGACGCACTATTATGATATTTCCTGGAACGGGCTCCATGTTTCAGATAAAAATATTTGCGACTTCTACTACGTGGAACTGGACAAGGTGTGCGAAAGACATCCTGAAGCGGTGGCTAACTATCTGGCCATGCAGCTGCTCTATAGGTTCGATCCCAAAATAAAGGCGCCAAAGTACCAAAGGGATTATTGTGCTGTCACGATGCAGACCTCCATGGCGTTCCTATTCGACAAACTCTATATGGCGGTGGGTCTTCTTAAGTTCTATAAATTtgtgatatatttataataagtTTCTTTTTTCCTTTTAGAATGACTTTAGTGCGGAAAAAAGTTCGGAAGTATCGGAAATTGTGCAGGAACTACGAAAAAGCCTTCGGAGGTCGCTTGAGGAAGCCGAGTGGCTTGATTCAGAAACTCGACAGGAGGCTCTGCTCAAGGAGTCTGGCATTCAGTCCCGCATCGGTGCCTTCGAGGATAACGCTCTAACAGATCGTCTGATCCGTGAAATTGGCAGCCTGAAAGTCGTCGAGGATAGCTACGCCTCTACCAACATCAATCTGCAGCGCCTTACCGTCGAACTCAATCGCTTTAGCAGTCGGCACTATGAGGAACTGGCGAACGATACCAAGCCCCAGATGATGCTGCTGGGTATGCAAGTATCGGCGGCCTACTACATGCTGGACAACTCCATCAACGTGATGGCCGGAATCCTGGAGCCACCCATCTACCACCGCTCCTGGCCACTTCCCCTGAAATTCGGCACCTTGGGCTTCATTGTGGGCCACGAACTGACCCATGGTTTCGACACAACCAGTTCTTATTTTGACGGCACTGGCAACATGCGCTCCTGGTGGTCGGAGAAATCTCGTCAGGATTTCGAGCAACGCGCCGAGTGCTACATGGACCAATATGACAGGTACACAATCCCGGAGATCAACCGCCATATCAACGGAAAGACGACAATGGACGAGAACATTGCCGATAATGGTGGCTTAAGACAGGCTTTGGCGGCCTACCGCAGCCTCAAGAGGCGGTTGCTGGAGGATCCTGGACAGGAGAGGATCAGCGATCAGATGCCAGGTCTCGACCTCACGCCGGAACAGCTATTCTTCCTGGGCTTCGCGCAGGTTTTCTGCGCAGAGTACCAGGAGGAGCACTACTGGAAGGACCTGACCAATGAACACACCATCGACAAGTACCGGATCCTGGGTGCCGTGTCCAACAACGAGGACTTCTTCCAGGCCTACAACTGCTCCGTGGGAAGTGGAATGCGTCCTGCTGCAAAAACATGCCGCCTTTGGTAATATTATTAATGATTCAGGACTGGGGAAACAATTTATCTCTAAAACCTGAATATAGTtaataaattagttttatagATGGCTTTAACTTTTTAGTaacgttttttttaaaaaggtgAAATGTAAAATAACGCACGTTGTGTATAATTGTAGTTCTATAAAATTTGACAATaaaatgaatacattttaattattattcaGAAAATTGCTACAATATTCATAAAGTTCCCACATtcaaatacaatttttggctgtaactttttttttactttttttttttaaggtgAAATGTAAAAAAACGCACTTTGTATATTATTGTAGTTCTATAAAAATTGGACAATaaaatgaatacattttaatttttattcagAAAATTGCTACAATATTTATAACGTTTCAACATTCAAATACCATTTTTGAATCAGGTAAATGTAAAATCTATTTTCTTACTTTTCATGTAACGGTTATTTTGATGGGTTTATGTACCCACTATTGGCCCAGCTCAGCTTTCCACCCGGCAGTTTGCGCAGGCATTTTTAGGTACATTTCCGCCGCGCTCTCGGCCACTCTGTTTCATGACAATTTTGTGCATGACAATTTTGTTCCACTGAGATTGCCTTTTTTTATAACGAAAAACAGGCTGTCAGTCAGAAGTGTTCCGGCTCCGTTAACCGAAAAACAGCAAAtcgcaacagcagcagcataaTGTCGTCAGCAGCAGGGTGAGTCTGCAGCCGGGAATCCCCGGTTCCCCAAACTTATCCGGCCCATCTTTTTGTGGCTTCTTTGTGCGTCGCGTGCTTTGTTGCGGCGGCGACGGCGGTGGCGTCCATTTCGAACTCCTGGCCATGAAACCAGCTCGATCCCCAGCGGATGCACATTATCCTTTTGGGGATCTGATGGATGGGGCGTTGTGCCTGCGGTGGGCGTGTCCCGTGCGCATCTGCATTGCGTTATTTGTGGGACTAATCGGTGGGCCCAGTTTTTGAGGTTATGTTTGGGCTGTCGCTAGTGCCGTGGATTTTCGGCATGGACTTTCGCCTGGGCGAAGCGGCCTATGCAAATGGCCAGTCGGGGAATTTGCATAGTTCATGCACCCGCTTCCAGAAAATGCGATGCGAGTTGCCATGACACCGGATGCAAACTACCCCAACCACTCCTCCCCCTAAAACCTTatttatgtttacttattttacCTATTCCAGAGTTATTCCGCCTCCAGTTTCATGGGCCCAGCGTAATGACTTTCTCTACGTCATCATTGATGTGGAGTGCAAGGACATCGAACACAAGTAAGTGCCTGATTGTATATCTATTGCGTAGCAGCAGACATCCTAATCCCAGTCGGCATCCCAAAACAGAGTCACGGAAAAAAGCTTCACCTTCAAGGGCGTGAACGTGCTGGATGCGTCGAAGAAGTACGAGGTCACACTGAACTTCCTCCACGAGGTGGATCCCGAGAAGGTGACCAGCAAGAACATCGGCCGTTGCCTGGAATTCACAATACCCAAGAAGACGGCCGGACCCTACTGGTCCTCGCTGACCACGGACAAGACCAAGTTGCATTTCCTAAAGGCCAACTTTGCCAAGTGGCGCGATGAGTCCGACGAAGAGGAGGGTAAGTCTCACTATCTACTAATATCATCCTGAAATCTCACTCGTCTTAACACACCTATTCCCCCCGCCAGGTGATCAAAAAGACAACGGCATGTTTGGCAATTTCCTGAACAGCCCTGGTGGCGACTGGAACAACAAGTTCGACGACTTCAACGTcgacgacgaggaggaggactcCGATGACAGCATCCCGAGTCTGTCCCAGAACGAAGAGGAGGGCGGCGAGGGTGACAAGGAGAAGCCAGCTGCCTAGACGGCCGCTCGGATGGTGTCTAGCATTTTGGCGTAGTCGTAGCGTTAGCCGTGGCGCTTATACCATAAGTCAACACACGATCACAACACTCACTCCTCACACTCCCAAGAAAACTAaaacgaaaagaaaagaaCACTCAATCACTCATAAGAACATCCACAAACGCATGCGTACATAACACACTATTCCAATCAAAGAAAAACCACATTTAATTTAGCTGAATATGCGTATTCAGAGGAGAGATGTTAACAAGAAGCAACACAAGGAACAAGATGATTTGGCGCCGACAAGGGAAAACCATAAGTTTTACGCTAGAATTTAACAACCAGAGGAAAGCTACAACCAATTTATTGCAAAATCAGTTtgcaatttattatttttgtttcctGTAAATAAAGGAAattacaataaaaaaatgaaaaacttaAGCTTTCGGGTATTTTATTTGCAAAAAAGTATGGGAGAGCTAGAAAGTTCTGGAATCGGTTAAGGAGAAATGAAAAGGTATTACACAGGTACAAGTTACGCAAGTACGAAGtcataaatttttattaagcattgttattcattaaaaaaattatcctTCAATTTTAAGGGCAGTTATTTATATGTGAgtctttaaattaatatagatattttttaaatctcGCGCCTGTTCATCTGTTTTTCGTTGTGTTGGCAACGCTGTTGCTGTGACAACGCGGGAAAGAAGAAGCACACTTGAAAATGCGAAGCAAACAAACAGTTTTCACTCGAAATAAAGGATTTGCTGTCAAGTGATTGAAAGGAAAAAGCACAAGGAACCCCGAAAGCAATCCAAGCCATGAAACCCGCAGCGATCCCGGCGAGCGAGCGGCGCCTGGCCTTCGCGGCCGAGTGGTACCACGC
This region of Drosophila subpulchrella strain 33 F10 #4 breed RU33 unplaced genomic scaffold, RU_Dsub_v1.1 Primary Assembly Seq354, whole genome shotgun sequence genomic DNA includes:
- the LOC119560839 gene encoding neprilysin-2, with amino-acid sequence MLLWGVLICTILMHCDARSVMDGPDNTDSNYKPTSNSTADYLKVYADTMKSYMNISVAPCDDFYEYACGNYPKVKPDRYSWHRRNSFADVIYTLSDIAEQLVTRMDLAEVLNVSSELMVAQRFYNACLGAELHPFNVADPAYLDLIRSFGGFPAIDGAAWNASKFSWFNMSAHLSNYGAKGLIREALLAVYPFVPYTKLPELGFDHIVLEDNISSNSTRAFQLNEKRMRGYLRDFKLPEDKIDEVIAGVFTFWRAVLEVPGQCEVFSPFEIQREFPQWTHYYDISWNGLHVSDKNICDFYYVELDKVCERHPEAVANYLAMQLLYRFDPKIKAPKYQRDYCAVTMQTSMAFLFDKLYMANDFSAEKSSEVSEIVQELRKSLRRSLEEAEWLDSETRQEALLKESGIQSRIGAFEDNALTDRLIREIGSLKVVEDSYASTNINLQRLTVELNRFSSRHYEELANDTKPQMMLLGMQVSAAYYMLDNSINVMAGILEPPIYHRSWPLPLKFGTLGFIVGHELTHGFDTTSSYFDGTGNMRSWWSEKSRQDFEQRAECYMDQYDRYTIPEINRHINGKTTMDENIADNGGLRQALAAYRSLKRRLLEDPGQERISDQMPGLDLTPEQLFFLGFAQVFCAEYQEEHYWKDLTNEHTIDKYRILGAVSNNEDFFQAYNCSVGSGMRPAAKTCRLW
- the LOC119560940 gene encoding uncharacterized protein CG16817, with protein sequence MSSAAGVIPPPVSWAQRNDFLYVIIDVECKDIEHKVTEKSFTFKGVNVLDASKKYEVTLNFLHEVDPEKVTSKNIGRCLEFTIPKKTAGPYWSSLTTDKTKLHFLKANFAKWRDESDEEEGDQKDNGMFGNFLNSPGGDWNNKFDDFNVDDEEEDSDDSIPSLSQNEEEGGEGDKEKPAA